TAATGATTAAAATCAAGCCGATCATACCGATGACCGCTAATTTATTTCTTCTTAATTGACTCCAAGCATCTTGCCAGAAGTTTTTACTTTCACGTTGGATTTCAGGTTCTCTTTCAATATCTTGTTCTACAAGTAAGAAATCTGGTGCATTTTCTCCATCTGTAGTATGTGTTAATGCTGCATTGGAGTAATCTCCATGCAAGTGTTCTTTATTTTCTGCCATTATTTCTTACCTCCTTGCACTCTAATACGCGGATCGATAATTCCATACAGAATATCTACAATGAAAATCGATACAATAAATAACGTACTGAATAAAAGTGTAGTGGCCATAATGACAGAGAAGTCATTCGTTTGAATGGATCTTACGAATTGATCCCCTAGTCCTGGTACCCCGAAGATGTTCTCGATTGTCAGTGTCCCTGTTAAAATACCTGCTAACATCGGAACGATAATTGTAATAACTGGAATCAAAGCATTTCTCAGTGCATGTCCGAAAAGTACACGCATCATAGAATTCCCTTTCGCTCTTGCTAATAAGATATAATCCGAACTCAGCACTTCAATCATTTCCGCTCGTATGTATCGTGCAACAGTTGCAAGTACGCCCGCTGAAAGTGCTAAAGATGGTAAGACAGCTGTAGAAATTCCTTCCCAACCTGCTACTGGGAACCATCTTAATCTTACTGAAAATACATATTGTAACAATACTGCTAATACGAATGATGGAACTGATACAGCGATAACTGAAATTACTGTAGATGAATAGTCCACCCATGTGTTTTGTTTCGTTGCAGCTGCTACCCCCAAAATCAATCCTAAAATAATACCGATAACCATTGCCGTTAATCCCATTTCCATGGAAGGTCCTAATCTAGGTTGTATTAAATCCCAAACGGGTTGGTTATGATATTGGAAAGATACTCCAAAATCTCCTGTAACTACGTTTTTCAGATAATGTAAGTACTGCACGATGACTGGATCATTTAAACCATATGTTTCGTTTAAAATTTCCTTTTGATCAGCACTTAACTTCGCATCATTAAATGGTGAGCCTGGCATCAATTTCATTAAGAAGAAAGTGATAGTCATAATGATGAACAAAGAAATCAACATGTATCCAAAACGTTTGAGTACATATCTAAGCATTGACAATCCCCCTTATAAGTCCAAAATAAACATTCCCTTCTAATTATTCAGAAATATTTTAATATTATTATATCGATAGTTTGCATTCTAAATCAACACAATTTTTTGAATAATTTAAATCTTACAACAAAAAGTTCCGTAAAACATGTATAATAAACTTAGGATTAACAAGGGATTGGCAACTTATAAATCTTTTTGAATTTCTACGAAAAATTATTTATAGTTATCATTAATAGTTGGAACGGAATATAATTTTACTGATTGGGGATAAAAAATGAATAAATATATACAATGGTTAATTTGGGTGTTATTTGCACCTTTAGTAAGTTTAATAATTTGGGGATTCAAGGCACATACATGGCCGAATTACATAGACATTTTATTTATTGTCAGTATGGTCTTATTTATTGCTGGCTTCGTGGTTATTTTAGTTCAAGATGGTATCTTTGATGCGACCAGCTATGGGTTCAGACGTATTCGCTATCAGATGGCTGGCAAGAAGCATCAAAAAGCTTGGAAAGATGATGAATTTGTGAATCCTAAACAAGCAAAGAAAGATTTCTATTTAGTAGAAGCATGGGCAAAGAGAATAACGATTATAAATGCACTTTTCATCCTTTTATGTTTATGTGCAATATTAACCTTTTAGAAAAAACGGCAACGTCACGTCGCCGTTTTTTAACTTTTTATTTATAGTTTTCGGGTACTTTCGACGTTTTAAACAACACCAAATACATTAAGAAAAATCCGATTAAAACTATCAAACCGGTATAAATAGACATCATCCATGGTGTTAGAAATGCTCCAATCACCAAACCTAATTGTGCGAGTATTTTTGAAGTTGTAAAACCTAATGAACTAATTGAACTATACACACCTCTCGCATCTTCAGGGGTCAATGCAAACCTTTCAGCATTATAAATCGGTGAATAGATAATTTCTCCAATAGTTGCAATGAATGCTAATACTAAAATGAGTAAGAATGTATTAACAGAAGTTATCATGGCGTAACCGAAAGTATAACAAATAATTCCGATTAGAAATATCACTTTCTTCGAATAACTTTCTACTAAACGATTGATATAAAATGTTAAGAATACCACAGTGACTGTATTAACAATCATAATTATAGTGAAAATACGTACGCCATCAATTTCAATTCCTAAAAACGAAAGAGGTTCAAATGTCTTTTGCAGACGAACAACGACATAAGTATCTAAGCTTGCTTCAGCCATGAAGACCAAACTAAATGCTAGAACCAAAATGATATAAGATTTATCTTTAAAGGCTTGAACATACCCGTGCACAAACTTTTTCACCACAGAGTCTAAAGAATCGTGATTCGCAAATTTCTGATGCACATCATAGATGAATACAAAGACATACCAACTGATCAAGTTCGCAACGAGGAAAAGTCCAAATAGTAAATGACGATGCTCAGCATATAACGCTGCACCGATTAACATACCGATTGCAGTCGCAATGTTATTCATCCAATAGAAAAAACGATATATAAACTCGCGCTTTGCTGGATGAATGGCATCCATAACTGCTGCCTCTAGAATAGGCATTTCGAAAGAATTGGTAATAGTAAAGATGAAGAAGGTAGTGCAAAATAAGATTAAACCGATGTCATGCATATTCACTGTAATTATCAGTACAACTAAACAAAATGTATAAATACCGTGAACAAAACTGATTACTCTTTTGCGCTCAAAGTGATCAGAGACATAACCTCCAATAAACGATACAAAAAAACCGACGATTACGGTCGTCATTAAAAAAATACCAGCAAAAACTGCATTAACCATAGTAGTCAGGTAAAGCGCCATGAAAGGTAAAATTGCAGTGCTAGAAAGGGTTAACAAAAAATCGCAAAGCATTCTAGCTTTTAAGGTTTTTGAAAGTTGATTGAATTGGCGCATGCATTTTACCCTCCCCTGGTAATTTGTTTATAAGGTTTATTTTGATACATTGCAGAAACAACTTTTAAAACAGTTAACATCATTATAAACAATTATCCCTAAAATAAAAAAAGCATTTGAAACGATTCGATTTATCGCTTCAAATGCTTTTCAATAATTTAATAATACGTTTAGTCTGCAAATTTTTTCAATACAAGGACAGCGTTGTGTCCGCCAAATCCAAGACTGTTACTCATTGCATAAGTAATATCTAAATCTTGGGCTTCATTCGGTACAAAATCCAAATCGCATTCCGGATCTGGAGTTACCGCATGAATTGTCGGTGCAACTTTACTGTCGCGAATTGAAAGTGCTGAGAAGATAGCTTCCAAACCACCTGTAGCCCCTAATAAATGACCTGTCATAGATTTAGTTGAGCTGACTTTCAAGTTGTTTGCAGCCTCACCGAAAGTATTTTTGATTGCCAATACTTCATTTAAGTCACCCACTGGTGTACTTGTACCGTGAGCATTTAAGTATTGGATATCTTCAGGTTGAATACCTGCATCATCCATAGCTGCTTGCATTGCGCGAGAACCGCCTTCGCCTTCAGGAGCTGGAGCAGTAATATGGTAAGCATCACCTGTTGAACCATAGCCTACGATTTCGGCATAAATTTCTGCGTCGCGTGCTTGAGCAGATTCTAATGATTCAATCACTAATACACCTGCACCTTCACCCATAACGAAGCCGTCGCGGCCTTCTTGGAATGGTCGGCAAGCTGTTTCTTTGTCATCATTTGTAGACAAAGCACGGCTAGCACTGAAACCTGCAATTGCCATATGTGTAATAGGTGCTTCACTGCCGCCTGTAATCATAGCATCTGCATCACCGCGTTGAATGATTTTAAATGCTTCACCAATTGAATTGGTACCTGTTGCACAAGCAGTTACAGTTGAACCGTTAGGTCCTTTAGCTCCTAAATCAATTGATACTTGGCCTGTCGCCATATCCGGAATCAACATTGGTACAAAGAATGGGCTGACACGGCGAGGACCACGGTTAAGTAATTGGCTATGTGCAACCTCAAATGTTTCCATTCCACCGATACCTGAACCAATCCATACACCGATTCTATCAGCATTAGTAGCATTAATATCTAATTGCGCATCCTTTACCGCTTCTCTTGCAGCAACTACTGCATATTGAGTGAAGCGATCCATGCGGCGTGCTTCTTTTTTCTCAATATAATCTTCAATATTAAAGTCTTTTAGTTCTCCGCCTAGGTGTACATTATAATCAGAAGTATCGATGCGTGTAATTTCATCAATACCGTTCACACCTTTCAAGGCATTTTCCCATGAAGTTTTTGCATCATTACCTAGTGGAGATAATGCGCCTAGTCCTGTAATTACAACGCGTTGCTCTTTGCTCATACTTTATCCTCCTATTTTCCCCATCTTAGTGTAATTGCGCCCCAAGTCAGGCCGCCGCCGAATCCAACAAGAACTAAGACATCATCATCTTTAATTCTGCCGTTTTCAAGTTCTTGGCCGATACTTAACGGAATAGAAGCCGCTGAAGTATTGCCGTATTTATTAACTGATACGCTCATTTTTTCTTTAGGGATTCCTAAACGTTCTCGAGCTGATTCCATAATTCTGATATTTGCTTGATGTGGAACAAACATATCTACGTCATCTGCAGTCATACCTGCTTTATCAACTACATTACGTGAAGCTTCTCCCATAATACGTACTGCAAATTTAAAGACTTCTCGCCCATTCATAAAGATTTTACCATTTTCCGGATTAAGATATAAATATTTACCGCCACTGCCGTCAGAGCCCATTTCGTAGCTGATAATTCCGCGTCCTTCTGATACTTCACCTATTACAGCAGCACCTGCGCCGTCTCCGAAAAGAATAGCTGTAGAGCGGTCTGTCATATCTGTGATTTTAGATAATTTATCTACTCCGACTACTAATATATTTTGATAATCGCCTGATAATACATATTGTTTAGCAGTAATTAATGAATACATAAAGCCTGAACAAGCTGCAAGTTGATCCATTGTTGCAACTTTACCTAATCCAAGTCGCTCTTGAAGCATATTAGCTACAGTTGGGAATGGAAAATCTCCTGTTGAAGTTGCTACGATAACCATATCTATATCTTCAGGTTGAATACCTGCATCTTTAATTGCTTTAACGCTAGCTTCATATGCAAGATCTGATGTTTCTTGATCTTCTCCTGCCCATCTGCGTTCTTTAATTCCTGTCATTTTAGAAATCCATTCATCTGATGTTTCTAAAAAACTTTCAAAATAGGCATTGTCAACTACCTTTTCCGGAACATAAGTTCCGAAGCCTTTAATACCCACGTCCATGGTTTTACACCTTCTTAAAAAAATTTTTAATACCAGGTATTAATTTATCATATTCCACTTTTTAAATACAAGTGCTTTAACTATCATATCTTATGGAATTACTTCTACTATTATAATATTTGAGGCCTGGTATCACAATTATTCTGATATGGAGATTAAAATTAAATCTAGAGAAAATACTTGATTTTACTATCATCACTATACAAAGTTCATGTTGTAATCTATAATTAAACTAAAGATAATTCTATGGAGGCACTACAGATGAGATACATTATGGTACTATTCTGGTCAGTATTGCTGCTTGAAATGGTAAACTTTGTATTAAACAGTTTAGCAGGCGGCGGTAAATTGAATTTTATTATCCCACTCGTATTTGCAGTTATCTTCACAATTGTAGTTGCAATTTTAGATGCGCTCATGAAGCCAGTTAAAGATTCAACTTCTGTTAAAGATAGCAAACAGTAATATATTTATTAAAAAAGGCTGGAATCTCTTAATTTCAAGAGATTCCAGCCTTTTTGTTCTTCATTAATTTAATTGGGCTTCTTCTACTTTGAAGTTTAATTCATTATCACCTAAATCAACTTTGACAGTTGTACCTTCTGGCAATGATTCTTTAATCATCATACGTGCTAATGGTGTTTCAATTTGACTTTGTACAAAACGTTTTAAAGGTCTTGCACCAAATTGAGGTTCATAAGCTTCTTCGCCCAACCATTTTTTCGCTGCATCTGATACTTCAATAGAAATACGTTGATCAAGTAAGCGAATATTAAGTTCTGTAAGGATTTTTTCTACAATCATACTCATGTCATTAACGGATAATGGACGGAAGAGTACAATGTCATCCATACGGTTGAGAATTTCAGGTTTGAAGTATTGATTTAAGCTAGTCATGACTGCCGATTCAGTAGTTTCAGAGATGATACCTGTTTCTTTTACTTGTTCAAGTAAAATTTGAGAGCCAATATTACTTGTCATAATAATAATCGTATTTTTGAAATCCACATTGCGTCCTTTAGAATCAGTCAAATGTCCTTCATCTAAGATTTGCAGTAAGACATTGAACACATCTGAATGTGCTTTTTCAACTTCATCTAACAAGATAACAGAATAAGGGTTACGACGTACCGCTTCTGTTAATTGTCCCCCTTCATCATGACCTACATAGCCTGGAGGTGCTCCAATCAATCTTGAAACGGAATGTTTTTCCATATATTCACTCATATCAATACGTATCATGTGTTTTTCTGAATCAAATAAAGAAGAAGCTAAAGCTTTAGCCAATTCTGTTTTACCTACACCAGTAGGACCTAAGAATAAGAAACTGCCGATTGGACGATTAGGGTCTTTAATACCCGCTCTAGCTCTGATAACCGCATCTGCGACTAAATCCACCGCTCTGTCTTGTCCTACCACACGTTCATGCAGGATATCATTCAAGTGCAATAATTTGTCACGTTCGCTTTCGACTAATTTAGTAACTGGAATACCTGTCCATTGACTGACAATATCTCCAATCTCTTCATCAGTAACGATTTCGCGGATAATTCTTTCGTGATCTTCGCTTTGTTCATCTTGGAAGGCATCTTCTAAATCACGTAATTCTTTTTCTAATTTCGGAATTTTACCATGTTGTAATTCTGCTGCTTTTTCCAAATCATAATTATTTTCTGCATCTTCTAATGCTTTACGACTTTCATCTAATTCAGCGCGTTTTTCTTGTAATTTCGCAATTTTTTCTTTTTCTTGTTCCACACGAGATTGAAGAGAAGATTGTTTTTCTTTTTCATTAGAAAGTTCTTCTTGCAATTCTTTCAGACGTTGTTGGCTGACACTGTCTGATTCATGTTTCAAAGCATTTTCTTCAATTTCCAACTGCATTACTCGACGATTGACTTGATCGAGTTCTGTCGGGTTAGAACCCATTTCAGTACGAATAGTTGCACAAGCTTGGTCTACTAAATCAATCGCTTTATCTGGTAAGAAACGGTCCGTAATGTAACGATCTGATAATTCTGCTGCAGCCACTAACGCACGGTCTTGAATTCTGACACCATGATAAACTTCATAACGCTCTTTTAATCCACGTAAAATTGAAATCGTATCTTCTACATCCGGTTCAGAAACGCCTACTTTTTGGAAACGACGTTCTAAAGCAGAATCTTTTTCAATATATTCACGATATTCATTTAATGTAGTGGCGCCGATACAATGCAATTCACCACGTGCAAGCATTGGTTTCAACATATTGCCGGCATCCATAGCGCCGTCTGTTTTACCTGCTCCGACCAACATATGCAATTCATCGATAAACAAGATAATTCTGCCATCTGAATCTTTAATTTCTTTCAATACTGCTTTTAAGCGCTCTTCAAATTCACCACGGTATTTCGCGCCGGCTACTAAAGCACTCAAGTCTAATTCGAAAATTGTTTTATCTAATAAAGACTCAGGCACATCTTTTTTCACGATACGTTGTGCCAACCCTTCGACAATAGCTGTTTTACCTACACCAGGTTCCCCTATTAATACAGGGTTATTTTTAGTTTTGCGACTTAAAATCCGGATAGTATTACGAATTTCTTCATCACGTCCAATAACCGGATCCATATTACCTTGACGGACTTCTTCTACTAAGTCACGTCCATATTTTTCAAGTGCTTCATAGTTAGCTTCAGGATTTTGAGTTGTCACGTGATTTCCTCCTCTGACTTTCTTAATAATTTCTTTGATGACTTCATCTTT
Above is a genomic segment from Staphylococcus piscifermentans containing:
- the opp3b gene encoding oligopeptide ABC transporter permease, with product MLRYVLKRFGYMLISLFIIMTITFFLMKLMPGSPFNDAKLSADQKEILNETYGLNDPVIVQYLHYLKNVVTGDFGVSFQYHNQPVWDLIQPRLGPSMEMGLTAMVIGIILGLILGVAAATKQNTWVDYSSTVISVIAVSVPSFVLAVLLQYVFSVRLRWFPVAGWEGISTAVLPSLALSAGVLATVARYIRAEMIEVLSSDYILLARAKGNSMMRVLFGHALRNALIPVITIIVPMLAGILTGTLTIENIFGVPGLGDQFVRSIQTNDFSVIMATTLLFSTLFIVSIFIVDILYGIIDPRIRVQGGKK
- a CDS encoding DUF3899 domain-containing protein → MNKYIQWLIWVLFAPLVSLIIWGFKAHTWPNYIDILFIVSMVLFIAGFVVILVQDGIFDATSYGFRRIRYQMAGKKHQKAWKDDEFVNPKQAKKDFYLVEAWAKRITIINALFILLCLCAILTF
- a CDS encoding MFS transporter, whose translation is MRQFNQLSKTLKARMLCDFLLTLSSTAILPFMALYLTTMVNAVFAGIFLMTTVIVGFFVSFIGGYVSDHFERKRVISFVHGIYTFCLVVLIITVNMHDIGLILFCTTFFIFTITNSFEMPILEAAVMDAIHPAKREFIYRFFYWMNNIATAIGMLIGAALYAEHRHLLFGLFLVANLISWYVFVFIYDVHQKFANHDSLDSVVKKFVHGYVQAFKDKSYIILVLAFSLVFMAEASLDTYVVVRLQKTFEPLSFLGIEIDGVRIFTIIMIVNTVTVVFLTFYINRLVESYSKKVIFLIGIICYTFGYAMITSVNTFLLILVLAFIATIGEIIYSPIYNAERFALTPEDARGVYSSISSLGFTTSKILAQLGLVIGAFLTPWMMSIYTGLIVLIGFFLMYLVLFKTSKVPENYK
- the fabF gene encoding beta-ketoacyl-ACP synthase II, encoding MSKEQRVVITGLGALSPLGNDAKTSWENALKGVNGIDEITRIDTSDYNVHLGGELKDFNIEDYIEKKEARRMDRFTQYAVVAAREAVKDAQLDINATNADRIGVWIGSGIGGMETFEVAHSQLLNRGPRRVSPFFVPMLIPDMATGQVSIDLGAKGPNGSTVTACATGTNSIGEAFKIIQRGDADAMITGGSEAPITHMAIAGFSASRALSTNDDKETACRPFQEGRDGFVMGEGAGVLVIESLESAQARDAEIYAEIVGYGSTGDAYHITAPAPEGEGGSRAMQAAMDDAGIQPEDIQYLNAHGTSTPVGDLNEVLAIKNTFGEAANNLKVSSTKSMTGHLLGATGGLEAIFSALSIRDSKVAPTIHAVTPDPECDLDFVPNEAQDLDITYAMSNSLGFGGHNAVLVLKKFAD
- a CDS encoding beta-ketoacyl-ACP synthase III, whose translation is MDVGIKGFGTYVPEKVVDNAYFESFLETSDEWISKMTGIKERRWAGEDQETSDLAYEASVKAIKDAGIQPEDIDMVIVATSTGDFPFPTVANMLQERLGLGKVATMDQLAACSGFMYSLITAKQYVLSGDYQNILVVGVDKLSKITDMTDRSTAILFGDGAGAAVIGEVSEGRGIISYEMGSDGSGGKYLYLNPENGKIFMNGREVFKFAVRIMGEASRNVVDKAGMTADDVDMFVPHQANIRIMESARERLGIPKEKMSVSVNKYGNTSAASIPLSIGQELENGRIKDDDVLVLVGFGGGLTWGAITLRWGK
- a CDS encoding YjzD family protein codes for the protein MRYIMVLFWSVLLLEMVNFVLNSLAGGGKLNFIIPLVFAVIFTIVVAILDALMKPVKDSTSVKDSKQ
- the clpB gene encoding ATP-dependent chaperone ClpB; this translates as MDANKMTYAVQEALQAAIEIAKQHEQQNVEVEAVLLAALNGDESLFKSVLERANIDTAALSEAYESKLKRYATVKGDNVQYGQFIGNNTNILFNKAEKIMEAYEDDFVSMEHLLLAAIETNETTQQFVGNKDEVIKEIIKKVRGGNHVTTQNPEANYEALEKYGRDLVEEVRQGNMDPVIGRDEEIRNTIRILSRKTKNNPVLIGEPGVGKTAIVEGLAQRIVKKDVPESLLDKTIFELDLSALVAGAKYRGEFEERLKAVLKEIKDSDGRIILFIDELHMLVGAGKTDGAMDAGNMLKPMLARGELHCIGATTLNEYREYIEKDSALERRFQKVGVSEPDVEDTISILRGLKERYEVYHGVRIQDRALVAAAELSDRYITDRFLPDKAIDLVDQACATIRTEMGSNPTELDQVNRRVMQLEIEENALKHESDSVSQQRLKELQEELSNEKEKQSSLQSRVEQEKEKIAKLQEKRAELDESRKALEDAENNYDLEKAAELQHGKIPKLEKELRDLEDAFQDEQSEDHERIIREIVTDEEIGDIVSQWTGIPVTKLVESERDKLLHLNDILHERVVGQDRAVDLVADAVIRARAGIKDPNRPIGSFLFLGPTGVGKTELAKALASSLFDSEKHMIRIDMSEYMEKHSVSRLIGAPPGYVGHDEGGQLTEAVRRNPYSVILLDEVEKAHSDVFNVLLQILDEGHLTDSKGRNVDFKNTIIIMTSNIGSQILLEQVKETGIISETTESAVMTSLNQYFKPEILNRMDDIVLFRPLSVNDMSMIVEKILTELNIRLLDQRISIEVSDAAKKWLGEEAYEPQFGARPLKRFVQSQIETPLARMMIKESLPEGTTVKVDLGDNELNFKVEEAQLN